The Torulaspora globosa chromosome 8, complete sequence genome segment ATCATTCAGATCAACATGAAATTCAGTCACTACATATTCGATATCCAGAACCTAAAGAAATCGCTGCCGTCAATCAACCTaaagaagagctttgagacgtttttcgatgagcaacaAAGATTCATAGTAGTATAGCACATTGCTTCCTAGAGTATATAAGAGTTGCTAAGAAAAGTTTTGTCCAATGGATCGAAAAACCCACAGGGCATCAGCGATGATTGAGGCTGATAAGGTTGAACGTACTGAGGTCTCTCGAGTCGGGAGAGAAAATCAAGTCTACTCAAAGCAAACGGGTGCAAGAATCGTCGCTGGTTGCGTATGTCTGTCGAAGGACAGGAAACATGTATTAATGATCTCATCCTCAGCTAACCGAAACCGCTGGATATTCCCAAAGGGTGGCGTCGAAATCGATGAACCAGACTACAAGCTTGCCGCCCGTCGAGAAACCTGGGAAGAGGCTGGGTGCATTGGCAACATTGTAGCCAGCTTGGGCGTTATTGAAGATATGAGACCTCCAAAAGAGTGGAACAATGACATTGCAAGTTTCACTGACAGCAATGAAGAGGTCATCGCTCACCCGCCAAGATCAGAATTTCATTTCTACGAAATGGAAGTGACTGAACTCCCAGATAGATATCCCGAGTGTGGTAAAAGAGATAGAAAATGGTTTGATTACAGAGAGGCGAAggaactgctgctgctggcgaAGAGGCCAGAGCTGCTGACAGCGTTGGACAGATCCAGTGTCTTAAAGGATATATGATTCTACATATGCTGTCTATATTCTCTGCGGTTTCTGTCTGAGGTCAGCCCTCACTTGGCGCCGCCGCCCAGGAAACCAGCCATCATATCCTGCAGGAAATTAGTTTGTCTTCTGGCAACGATCCCAAAGTATTCCTGGCCCAAAAACTCCAGCTCGTTGGCGTATTTGCTTGTCGATCCAGCGTAATGCTCTTTCAGATTGGTGAATAGGTCCACGTTCTTCGTCTGACATGTTAGCAACAACAATTGCAGAAAGTTGAGGTCGGAATAATCGTGGAAGTAGAACATCTTGAACCCGTTTTTGTCAATAATATCCACCTTTGGCGAATGCTTCTCGATCAACAACTGCAGGAACTTGTCTCTGGCTTCATACGCATATGATACGTTCGAGATAAAGAGGTAGTTAAGGATCGGCCTGCTAAAGAAGTCTGCCACGTTCTCCACGTCATCCTCTTGACAAAACCAGTCCCAAAGCAGATTGATGTACTTGTTGACAGAATCGTGTGTGCCGAAGATCAGATACCTCTCGGCCTCGTAAGTGTATCCGCCCTCAATCAATACAGACCCGATGGCATTGTGTAGATAGGGATCCCCAAACTTGTATTCGCCGTATTTCACCGACCAATTGTTCATCCCTGTGACAACATCCTTGACATTCGGCTCTTGCGGGTCAATCGCTACCAATAGCTGGACCAAACGTGAGACAGAGACATCAGtaacttcaatttctgcaATGTCGTACACTTCCAGCAGATAAAACACCAAATCTGTGCCGGATCCGCCTTGTTTAGCGGTCAGGAAAGCCTGAGCACCGTGGGAGATCAACTCTATGGCATCCTGGTACGATTTGCTCCTCACATATCTGTTGGCTATCGTCCTCAACGTCTGGTGAGCTTCGTAATAATCGCCAgccttgatcttggctTCGAACCGTTGTAATGTTTTCGCCAATTTGGCATTCACGCCACTCATATTGACCCAATCTGGCTTCCAAGGAGCTTTGATGGGTTCGTGAATGCGAAGGTTAATGGTACTTACATGTTTTTTCGTTTATTATTTAACGAGGTTAACTACAAAGTTCCAAGATAATACAAGCTTTGTCCACAAAACACTTCCTTAGACGATTGGGACTCTCAAACCCGGGAAAGTATCGTAAGATGGGCGAGTCTGATGGCACTCA includes the following:
- the DDP1 gene encoding polyphosphatase DDP1 (ancestral locus Anc_6.58), which translates into the protein MDRKTHRASAMIEADKVERTEVSRVGRENQVYSKQTGARIVAGCVCLSKDRKHVLMISSSANRNRWIFPKGGVEIDEPDYKLAARRETWEEAGCIGNIVASLGVIEDMRPPKEWNNDIASFTDSNEEVIAHPPRSEFHFYEMEVTELPDRYPECGKRDRKWFDYREAKELLLLAKRPELLTALDRSSVLKDI
- the GET4 gene encoding protein GET4 (ancestral locus Anc_6.57): MSGVNAKLAKTLQRFEAKIKAGDYYEAHQTLRTIANRYVRSKSYQDAIELISHGAQAFLTAKQGGSGTDLVFYLLEVYDIAEIEVTDVSVSRLVQLLVAIDPQEPNVKDVVTGMNNWSVKYGEYKFGDPYLHNAIGSVLIEGGYTYEAERYLIFGTHDSVNKYINLLWDWFCQEDDVENVADFFSRPILNYLFISNVSYAYEARDKFLQLLIEKHSPKVDIIDKNGFKMFYFHDYSDLNFLQLLLLTCQTKNVDLFTNLKEHYAGSTSKYANELEFLGQEYFGIVARRQTNFLQDMMAGFLGGGAK